Genomic DNA from Acidobacteriota bacterium:
CCGCCGGCTATTTCGAGGCGTTGAGGGTTCCCCTGCTGCGGGGCCGCATGTTCGATGTCCGGGACACGGCTTCCAGTCAACCCGTGGTCCTGATCAATTCCACTCTGGCCGAGCAGCTTTGGCCGGGGAAAGACCCCGTCGGGGCACGCATCACCCCCGGGGAGCCCGAGGTGGGGAACTGGCTGCGGGTCGTGGGAGTGGTTGGCGACGTCCGCAATCGAGGACTTCCCAAGGCACCGCGCGGCGAAGTCTATCAGGTCATCGACCAGCTCCCCTCGCGTGAGGTGACCTTGGTCGTCCGCGCCCCGGCCGGGCAGGACGTAGCTCCCGCCCTGCGTTCGGTCTTGCAGAAACTGGAGCCGGAGCTGCCGGTCGAGATCCGTCCGCTGACAGGACTGGTGTCCCAATCGGTTTCAGGACGCCGCTTCACGCTCATCCTGCTGGGACTCTTCTCGAGCCTGGCGACCGGGCTGGCCTTAGTGGGGATTTACGGCGTGGTCGCCTACAACGTGACTCAGCGGACAGCCGAGATGGGCCTGCGCATGGCGCTTGGCGCCGACCGGTCAACCATCTTGCGCATGATCCTGGGCCAGGGCGGACGACTGGCGCTGGCGGGATTGGCAGCCGGCTTGGCCGCGGCATTCGCCTGCAGCCGCCTTCTGGCCGACCTGCTCTTCCAGGTTGAGCCATGGGACGGGGCGACCCTGCTCTCGGTTTCGCTCATCTGCCTGGGCAGCGCCCTGTTGGCCAGCGCCATCCCTGCCCTTCGGGCCTCGCGAATCGACCCCGCTCTCTCGCTGAGAAGCGAATGACGCCCACATCGGAACCCCTCTCGATCCTCAGTCATCGCCCAGAATGGCTTCGCCCTTAATCAGCCAGGACACTCCGAAGGCCACCACCAAAATGGCTTCAAGCCAGAAAACGGGGTTGAGAGACTCCAGGGCCGTCTGCGTGCCCTCGGGGAGACGGAAGTAGATGAAAATGAGCGCAATGCAGGCCAGCATCATGTAGCCGGTCACCCTGTAGATCTTGATTCTGAGCAGCTTCTTGGGGCCGGGGGGGTGTTTGGGGTCGGTCTTGGTGAAGAGGATGAGGGCGAAATAGGTCAGCGTCAGAAAGAGAAGGCCCGCAAAGATGAAGTGGAGGCGGTCGACCAGCACATCCGAGCCGGAGAGGGGACCCTCGGGTGCCTCGGGAAAAAGCGCAGTGCCCACGGCGAAAACGCAGGCCAGGTTGCCGGCGATATTGTCTTTGCGCTCATAGCCCTTGTAGGACATGAGGAAGAAGCCGATCACGAACAGCGTGCCCACGAAGACGTCTCCCATGTGGGTGTGGTAGTAGCTGCTGATCGACCGGCGAAGACCGGTTCCGAAAAGCAGGGCGCCCAAAGCCAGCAAAAAGGGCAAGGCGGTTCCCAGGATTCCGATAGCCTTTCGCAAGGTCAGATAAGAAATGACCAGGTCGTTGGGGTCTTCTTTCATGGCGCTGAACTGCAGGGCAGATTGGGCGGAGTATAGCACGCCCCCTGGCGGACGGCCTGCTTACGGAGAACGGCTGCTTTGGTTCCGCGCGGGCCTCTCGGCGGCTTTCACATCGGCGAAGCGGAAGCCTTCCCGGGTGACGATCTCGCCGGGCTGGACGGCGATGGGGTGGCTGAACATAGGGCCCGCGAAGCAGAATGTGTGGAATTCGCCGCGTTCTCCGCAGGGGTCGACCGCGGACGGCAACTCGCTCAGCAGGGCCTGGTCGTAATAGCGTCCGGCCAAGCCGGGATCGAGCTGTCGGGGATCGACGCAGGTGATGACGGCCCGCAACCCCGCGTCCAGCATGCGCCCGGCCAATGCCGGCGTCTCACGGGCCGAGCACCAGATGGGGAAAAACGGGTCGATGCCGCTGCCGGAAAGCATCTTGATGCGATACTCGCGGATGTCCTCCAGGAACAGGTCGCCGAAGGCCATGTGCGTCACCCCCTGGGCCTTGGCCCGCTGATGAGCCTCCCCCATGCGTCTCTCGTATTCCTCATTGCAACAGGGCGAGGGCAACTCCACCTCCCAAAGCGGCAGCCCGGCGGCTTCGGCTTGAGCCTGCACCAGCTCCCGCCGCACGGCGTGCATGCTGACGCGATCGGCCTCCTGATTGAAGGTGGTCAGCAGCCCAACCACCTCGCAATCCTCCCGGCGCCCAAGCACATGCAGCGCCCAAGCGCTGTCCTTCCCCGAACTCCATGCCAACAGGACCCGCTTCGCCATAGCTGGCATTGTACTGAATCCGCATGAGGCTGCCGTCTCAAGAAGGGGACCTGCCAAGTCTAAGATCTACTAGGGCTTCAGCAAGAACTTGTCGAGATCAAAGCTAAGCCCGATGCTGCCGCGGACATCCTCTTCTTTGATCAGCTCGGTCCGGTTCGCATAGGTCAGGGAGAACGGTACTGAGACACCCGTGTCTCCAATTTCGATCGACCATTTGGTCTGGAAAAAGCCGATATCGCCGGGCTCTCCTACTTCAACTCCGTTGATCGTGAGGGGAATCCCAAAGGGCCTCTCACGCAGCGACGTGTAACTCCCAGCAAACGTCAAGGTGTTGCTGTCGTTGATCGGGATGTCGAACTGGGCTGCTGCTCGAATATCCCGCAAGCGGTCGCCGTCCGCAATATCCTCGTTGAAGAAGGAGAGCGAAAAGTTGATCGCAAACTGCGCTGGCGCGATCGCCGTGGCCGACCCAGTATAGATCAACTTGATGGTTGAAAGGCTGGGAGGATCGCCCATGGGCATCGGCATCGTCGTCTGGCCCTGGTTAACAGTTCCCGCCGCCATCATTGCCGACATCTGCTGCATCACTGCCTCCGCCTCGTTCTTGGGAGCGCGATCGAATATGTATTCGAAAGCGAAGACAGGACTCTTCTTGATCTTCTCGATGAGCATCTCTTTCTCAGCCTGATACTCAGTCTGCGTCGTGATCAATGTGGCGATGAGCTGACTGCGGGTTTGATTAGGTTCTCGGACAAAGCTGGCGACATCATTCTTCAGCGCGCGCTCTACCTCCTGCTCGTTGTCAGCCGCCGCAATGCTGGCCAAGAGTTGTTCATATCCAGTTCGATCTGGGGCCAGGTAATCATCCGAGAGATCGGCACTCGCCTGAGCGACCTTAGCGAGGTCTGTCTGCGCAAACTCACGCCATTTATCGTCCCACTTTTGCTTGAACGGGCTGCGATCATTCACAATATCAAAGTGGAGTTTGAATTGTGAGAATTGCTCGCCAGTATCCGTGAGCATCCCCGGCATATCTCCCCGGTCCGTATCGAATGTCACGCCTAGCCCAATTCGCTTGAAGAACTCGAGAGTCCTCTTGCCCGGACTCTTGCCTATCCGCTCCCACAAGCCGGCGGGCTTCAATTGAAAAGTGACGCTTGAACCACTTGCCGTTCGTTCCAAAGCACCATACTCAACAGCCAGACTGAGAACTTCGGGCAAGCTCCCCTTGTTCACAATCGAGGTTGAGCCCGAGGTCGAGGCGGTACTCGTCGTTGATTTATCGATGCGCTTCCGTTCATAGTCCCAGCGGAAGTTCTCCGTCATTTGCTGAGAACTGAGCCCTTGTTTGCCGCTTTCATGGACGATAATTTCCTCGATATCGTCCAGGTTGTCATTCAAGACCCTGACGATTTGAGGTCGTCTCTCTTGAACCGAGTCTATGGCTTCCCAGATCTTTGCCGCCAAGGTAGCCGCGGGATCGTCCTGAGCGTTTGCAGTCCAAAGGCAGAAAACTGACAAAAGGACCGCCACTGCGATTCTACTTAGACGTAACATGATCTCTCCTTCACTGCTGCTTTCGGAACCTGACCCTGCGCTTAGCCGGCGACTCGATTGTGGATTCTCGGAAGTAGCTGCCCATGTCTCCCTCGACTCGCTCCAGGTAGCTAGCGCCGGTTGGGGTCTCGCCATCGTCCTGGATGA
This window encodes:
- a CDS encoding DUF998 domain-containing protein, with translation MKEDPNDLVISYLTLRKAIGILGTALPFLLALGALLFGTGLRRSISSYYHTHMGDVFVGTLFVIGFFLMSYKGYERKDNIAGNLACVFAVGTALFPEAPEGPLSGSDVLVDRLHFIFAGLLFLTLTYFALILFTKTDPKHPPGPKKLLRIKIYRVTGYMMLACIALIFIYFRLPEGTQTALESLNPVFWLEAILVVAFGVSWLIKGEAILGDD
- a CDS encoding ATP-binding protein, which encodes MAKRVLLAWSSGKDSAWALHVLGRREDCEVVGLLTTFNQEADRVSMHAVRRELVQAQAEAAGLPLWEVELPSPCCNEEYERRMGEAHQRAKAQGVTHMAFGDLFLEDIREYRIKMLSGSGIDPFFPIWCSARETPALAGRMLDAGLRAVITCVDPRQLDPGLAGRYYDQALLSELPSAVDPCGERGEFHTFCFAGPMFSHPIAVQPGEIVTREGFRFADVKAAERPARNQSSRSP